In Monodelphis domestica isolate mMonDom1 chromosome 3, mMonDom1.pri, whole genome shotgun sequence, the following proteins share a genomic window:
- the LOC100025620 gene encoding zinc finger protein 260-like isoform X2 has product MAFERDRLPAQEELTFKDVAVDFTREEWHLLSPSQKKLYKEVMLENARNLLSVEGAIRPAMKVNPTEMNPSMEEMDLQRFMSDGPNNFAFKEFCVAPQHSSYIEHQRTHSEETFSESNQSQKIFMHRANIAGHQNIHTGEKPYECKLCGKTFSQSSSLAYHQRIHTGKKPYECKQCGKTFGMSSSLAVHQRVHTGEKPYECNQCGKTFSRRDNLAVHQRIHTGEKPYECKQCGKTFSQSSSLAYHQRIHTGKKPYECKQCGKTFGLSSSLAVHQRIHTGEKPYECKQCGKTFSMSSYLAVHQRTHTGEKPHGCNQCGKTFSRRDKLAVHQRIHTGEKLSECKQCGKTFTNKSSLVIHQKIHTGEKPYECKQCRKTFSRSSNLVIHQRIHTGEKPYECNQCGKAFSMSSSLAAHQKIHTGEKPYECKQCGKTFSRSSNLVIHQRIHTGEKPYECNQCGKAFSMSSSFAVHQKIHTGEKPYECNQCGKTFSMSSSLTAHQRIHTGEKPYGCNQCGKAFSQSSSLAVHQKIHTGEKPYECKQCGKTFSRNSNLVIHQRIHTGEKPYECNQCGKTFSMNSSLTVHQKIHTGEKPYECNQCGKAFSMSSSLAIHQRTHTGEKPYECKQCGKAFSMSSSLAIHQRTHTGEKPYECKQCGKTFTVYSTLAVHQRIHTGEKPYECNKCGKTFNRSSNLVIHQRIHTGEKPYKCNRCGKAFSMSSSLAVHQRIHTAEKPYECKQCGKTFTAYSTLAVHQRIHTGEKPYECKHCGKTFSQSSNLVIHQRIHTGEKP; this is encoded by the exons GAGGAGTTGAcgttcaaggatgtggctgtggacttcacccggGAGGAATGGCACCTCTTGTCCCCTTCTCAGAAGAAGCTCtacaaggaggtgatgctggagaatgccaGGAACCTGCTCTCAGTGG AAGGAGCAATCAGACCTGCAATGAAGGTGAATCCAACAGAGATGAACCCTTCTATGGAGGAAATGGACCTACAAAGATTCATGAGTGATGGTCCCAATAACTTTGCTTTCAAAGAATTCTGTGTTGCACCTCAACATTCATCTTATATTGAACATCAAAGAACACACAGTGAGGAAACATTTAGTGAAAGTAATCAGTCCCAAAAGATTTTTATGCACAGGGCCAACATTGCTGGACATCAGAatatccacactggggagaaaccttatgaatgcaagctgtgtggaaagacattcagtcagagctccagtcttgcttaccatcaaagaatccacactgggaaaaaaccttatgaatgtaagcagtgtggcAAGACATTCGGTAtgagctccagtcttgctgtacatcagagagtccacactggggagaaaccttatgaatgcaaccaatgtggGAAGACGTTCAGTCGGAGGGacaatcttgctgtacatcagagaatccatactggggagaaaccttatgaatgcaagcaatgtggaaagacattcagtcagagctccagtcttgcttaccatcagagaatccacactgggaaaaaaccttatgaatgtaagcagtgtggcAAGACATTTGGTCtgagctccagtcttgctgtacatcagagaatccacactggtgagaaaccttatgaatgcaagcagtgtggaaagacctTCAGTATGAGTTCctatcttgctgtacatcagaggacgcacactggtgagaaacctcatggatgcaaccaatgtggaaagacattcagtcggagGGACAagcttgctgtacatcagagaatccacactggggagaaactttctgaatgcaagcagtgtggaaagacattcacaaaTAAGTCCAGTCTTGTCatacatcagaaaatccacactggggagaaaccttatgaatgtaagcaatgtaGAAAGACATTCAGTCGAAGCTCTAATCTTgttatacatcagagaattcacactggggaaaaaccttatgaatgcaaccaatgtggaaaggCGTTCAGTATGAGCTCcagtcttgctgcacatcagaaaatccacactggggagaaaccttatgaatgtaagcagtgtggaaagacattcagtcgaaGCTCTAATCTtgttatacatcagagaatccacactggggagaaaccttatgaatgcaaccaatgtggaaaggcattcagtatGAGCTCCAGTTTTGCtgtacatcagaaaatccacactggggagaaaccttatgaatgcaaccaatgtggaaagacattcagtatGAGCTCCAGTCttactgcacatcagagaatccacactggggagaaaccttacggatgcaaccaatgtggaaaggcattcagtcagagctccagtcttgctgtacatcagaaaatccacactggtgagaaaccgtatgaatgtaagcaatgtggaaagacattcagtcgcaACTCTAATCTtgttatacatcagagaatccacactggtgagaaaccttatgaatgcaaccaatgtggaaagacattcagtatGAACTCCagtcttactgtacatcagaaaatccacactggggagaaaccttatgaatgcaaccaatgtggaaaggcattcagtatgagctccagtcttgctatacatcagagaacccacactggtgagaaaccttatgaatgcaagcaatgtggaaaggcatttagtatgagctccagtcttgctatacatcagagaacccacactggtgagaaaccttatgaatgcaaacagtgtggaaagacattcacagtGTACTCCactcttgctgtacatcagagaatccacactggggagaaaccttatgaatgcaacaaatgtggaaagacattcaatcgAAGTTCTAATCTtgttatacatcagagaatccacactggggagaaaccataTAAATGCAACCGATGTGGCAAGGCATTCAGTAtgagctccagtcttgctgtacatcagagaatccacactgctgaaaaaccttatgaatgcaagcaatgtggaaagacattcacggCGTACTCCactcttgctgtacatcagagaatccacactggggagaaaccttatgaatgcaaacattgtggaaagacattcagtcagagctctAATCTtgttatacatcagagaatccacactggggagaaaccttag
- the LOC100025620 gene encoding zinc finger protein 420-like isoform X1, producing the protein MAFERDRLPAQEELTFKDVAVDFTREEWHLLSPSQKKLYKEVMLENARNLLSVGLLAPPEVLLSSLEQRNAPWMLEQEGLRNCCLEGAIRPAMKVNPTEMNPSMEEMDLQRFMSDGPNNFAFKEFCVAPQHSSYIEHQRTHSEETFSESNQSQKIFMHRANIAGHQNIHTGEKPYECKLCGKTFSQSSSLAYHQRIHTGKKPYECKQCGKTFGMSSSLAVHQRVHTGEKPYECNQCGKTFSRRDNLAVHQRIHTGEKPYECKQCGKTFSQSSSLAYHQRIHTGKKPYECKQCGKTFGLSSSLAVHQRIHTGEKPYECKQCGKTFSMSSYLAVHQRTHTGEKPHGCNQCGKTFSRRDKLAVHQRIHTGEKLSECKQCGKTFTNKSSLVIHQKIHTGEKPYECKQCRKTFSRSSNLVIHQRIHTGEKPYECNQCGKAFSMSSSLAAHQKIHTGEKPYECKQCGKTFSRSSNLVIHQRIHTGEKPYECNQCGKAFSMSSSFAVHQKIHTGEKPYECNQCGKTFSMSSSLTAHQRIHTGEKPYGCNQCGKAFSQSSSLAVHQKIHTGEKPYECKQCGKTFSRNSNLVIHQRIHTGEKPYECNQCGKTFSMNSSLTVHQKIHTGEKPYECNQCGKAFSMSSSLAIHQRTHTGEKPYECKQCGKAFSMSSSLAIHQRTHTGEKPYECKQCGKTFTVYSTLAVHQRIHTGEKPYECNKCGKTFNRSSNLVIHQRIHTGEKPYKCNRCGKAFSMSSSLAVHQRIHTAEKPYECKQCGKTFTAYSTLAVHQRIHTGEKPYECKHCGKTFSQSSNLVIHQRIHTGEKP; encoded by the exons GAGGAGTTGAcgttcaaggatgtggctgtggacttcacccggGAGGAATGGCACCTCTTGTCCCCTTCTCAGAAGAAGCTCtacaaggaggtgatgctggagaatgccaGGAACCTGCTCTCAGTGG GGCTTCTAGCTCCCCCAGAAGTCCTGCTCTCTTCTTTGGAGCAGAGGAATGCCCCATGGATGTTGGAGCAAGAAGGTCTGAGGAACTGCTGCCTag AAGGAGCAATCAGACCTGCAATGAAGGTGAATCCAACAGAGATGAACCCTTCTATGGAGGAAATGGACCTACAAAGATTCATGAGTGATGGTCCCAATAACTTTGCTTTCAAAGAATTCTGTGTTGCACCTCAACATTCATCTTATATTGAACATCAAAGAACACACAGTGAGGAAACATTTAGTGAAAGTAATCAGTCCCAAAAGATTTTTATGCACAGGGCCAACATTGCTGGACATCAGAatatccacactggggagaaaccttatgaatgcaagctgtgtggaaagacattcagtcagagctccagtcttgcttaccatcaaagaatccacactgggaaaaaaccttatgaatgtaagcagtgtggcAAGACATTCGGTAtgagctccagtcttgctgtacatcagagagtccacactggggagaaaccttatgaatgcaaccaatgtggGAAGACGTTCAGTCGGAGGGacaatcttgctgtacatcagagaatccatactggggagaaaccttatgaatgcaagcaatgtggaaagacattcagtcagagctccagtcttgcttaccatcagagaatccacactgggaaaaaaccttatgaatgtaagcagtgtggcAAGACATTTGGTCtgagctccagtcttgctgtacatcagagaatccacactggtgagaaaccttatgaatgcaagcagtgtggaaagacctTCAGTATGAGTTCctatcttgctgtacatcagaggacgcacactggtgagaaacctcatggatgcaaccaatgtggaaagacattcagtcggagGGACAagcttgctgtacatcagagaatccacactggggagaaactttctgaatgcaagcagtgtggaaagacattcacaaaTAAGTCCAGTCTTGTCatacatcagaaaatccacactggggagaaaccttatgaatgtaagcaatgtaGAAAGACATTCAGTCGAAGCTCTAATCTTgttatacatcagagaattcacactggggaaaaaccttatgaatgcaaccaatgtggaaaggCGTTCAGTATGAGCTCcagtcttgctgcacatcagaaaatccacactggggagaaaccttatgaatgtaagcagtgtggaaagacattcagtcgaaGCTCTAATCTtgttatacatcagagaatccacactggggagaaaccttatgaatgcaaccaatgtggaaaggcattcagtatGAGCTCCAGTTTTGCtgtacatcagaaaatccacactggggagaaaccttatgaatgcaaccaatgtggaaagacattcagtatGAGCTCCAGTCttactgcacatcagagaatccacactggggagaaaccttacggatgcaaccaatgtggaaaggcattcagtcagagctccagtcttgctgtacatcagaaaatccacactggtgagaaaccgtatgaatgtaagcaatgtggaaagacattcagtcgcaACTCTAATCTtgttatacatcagagaatccacactggtgagaaaccttatgaatgcaaccaatgtggaaagacattcagtatGAACTCCagtcttactgtacatcagaaaatccacactggggagaaaccttatgaatgcaaccaatgtggaaaggcattcagtatgagctccagtcttgctatacatcagagaacccacactggtgagaaaccttatgaatgcaagcaatgtggaaaggcatttagtatgagctccagtcttgctatacatcagagaacccacactggtgagaaaccttatgaatgcaaacagtgtggaaagacattcacagtGTACTCCactcttgctgtacatcagagaatccacactggggagaaaccttatgaatgcaacaaatgtggaaagacattcaatcgAAGTTCTAATCTtgttatacatcagagaatccacactggggagaaaccataTAAATGCAACCGATGTGGCAAGGCATTCAGTAtgagctccagtcttgctgtacatcagagaatccacactgctgaaaaaccttatgaatgcaagcaatgtggaaagacattcacggCGTACTCCactcttgctgtacatcagagaatccacactggggagaaaccttatgaatgcaaacattgtggaaagacattcagtcagagctctAATCTtgttatacatcagagaatccacactggggagaaaccttag